A genomic window from Plasmodium malariae genome assembly, chromosome: 10 includes:
- the PmUG01_10044200 gene encoding conserved Plasmodium protein, unknown function has translation MIKYVKLLPLSGVICNSKKKYAQSIFGSFFCTQSNDYVHKIILENNYNNIRNLKSQELRVLSENCCVKKINDVIIWSEISRNAIEKCNEFKYFDALLLLSSFEKMNILDRHLYKSFSDVFIKQINHLEPRHFILLINLYCKANIFPRILFIQVFHSIIKYCSKLYPEEYVDMLTCFANLKIVNKDLIKTLCKSIIKNINLFDYLHLCSIVGCLRALDINDEVFYYVVDEKQLKELKLLTVQEIFDHIKKIKLLTYSWELYEKDLIKEFLTRINEFKNEKDVNQLDDPFICLNYLISKNYISNNYLLALSKWCATHVYEYPSKSAKRPLSYQLIKLYELMKEKEVGNYDFIEKAIYRFVISRGGLAVNRDKMVRAVSYQKGRKYVFTSDPLADQAVIRSSVNSNASYNDDHHIADHNNGNSIIYDKCSNDENYTKLNAQDNIVENTKDYFNKEDYYVQLKEHDNITEKQRRINLSFEKKTERKKNTHSNSRYCNFKLRQRPKRIKNKALPAQV, from the coding sequence atgaTTAAATACGTAAAGCTACTTCCACTAAGTGGAGTAATTTGCAAtagtaagaaaaaatatgcgCAAAGTATATTtggttcttttttttgtacacaAAGTAATGATtatgttcataaaataattttggaaaataattataataatataagaaatttaaaaagtcaAGAACTTCGGGTACTTTCTGAAAATTGCtgtgttaaaaaaattaatgatgtTATTATATGGAGTGAAATATCAAGAAATGCCATTGAAAAATGCAATGAGTTTAAGTATTTTGATGctttattattgttgtcATCCTtcgaaaaaatgaatattctGGACAGACATTTATATAAGAGTTTCTCagatgtttttataaaacaaataaatcaTTTAGAGCCTAGACATTTTATActgttaataaatttatattgtaaagctaatatttttcctcgaatattatttatacaagTATTTCAttcaattataaaatattgctCAAAATTATATCCAGAGGAATATGTGGACATGTTAACATGTTTTGCCaacttaaaaatagtaaacaaagatttaataaaaacgTTATGTAAatctataattaaaaatattaatcttTTTGATTATCTTCATTTATGTTCCATTGTTGGTTGTTTAAGAGCGTTAGATATAAATGATGaggtattttattatgtagtggatgaaaaacaattaaaagaattaaaattattaactgTTCAGGAAATATTtgatcatataaaaaaaataaaattattaacatatagttgggaattatatgaaaaggaTTTAATTAAAGAATTCTTAACAAGAattaatgaatttaaaaatgaaaaggatgTGAATCAACTTGATGAtccttttatttgtttaaattatttaatttcaaaaaattatattagtaACAACTATTTATTAGCCTTAAGCAAATGGTGTGCTACTCATGTCTATGAATATCCATCAAAATCAGCCAAAAGACCTTTGTCTTATCAGCTTATAAAATTGTATGAattaatgaaagaaaaagaggTTGGGAATTACGATTTTATTGAAAAGGCAATTTACAGATTTGTAATAAGCAGAGGAGGATTAGCAGTCAATCGAGATAAGATGGTTAGGGCTGTGTCTTATCAAAAAGGAAGGAAGTACGTATTCACATCAGACCCCCTTGCAGATCAGGCCGTTATAAGAAGTAGCGTGAATTCTAACGCTTCCTATAACGATGATCATCACATAGCTGACCATAATAATGGCAATTCcattatatatgataaatgtagcaatgatgaaaattataCCAAGTTAAATGCTCAAGATAATATTGTTGAAAATACAAAGGACTATTTTAATAAGGAGGACTATTATGTACAACTTAAAGAACATGATAACATAACAGAAAAACAAAGAAGAATTAATTTaagttttgaaaaaaaaacagagagaaaaaaaaatacacattCCAACTCAAGATATTGCAATTTTAAGCTACGCCAAAGAccaaaaagaataaaaaataaagcccTTCCAGCGCAAGTATAG
- the AdoMetDC/ODC gene encoding S-adenosylmethionine decarboxylase/ornithine decarboxylase, putative, whose protein sequence is MSSAFEGIEKRVVVKLRKEFFSDNKITSLLDVPRKLWEDKLKLIGCSIISEIEEDINLPRDERCRVYLLSESSLFIYNDTVFIKTCGKTKVLFFIPFLVDLLIYKIKNKYVLDKDCLYDESFIKNKDLTEITDFIKNSFEYSFFTHMNYQNVTNDGYYEQEYPHKSIEDEKNFFQFFFKKIEFSNTPLSMNRAHYIFFAQVSSNKSDGRGGSSSSNGSASYYSSNGVNAHPAATNYKFCSEIHLFGIAKYREMKHFHELYLNEDSLNIFSKNIDSAIKTYDENEKVEICSSDYSLEWTENSSKSTTNTNNVYKDGTQLLTITDEVISPYTEKKSVFSSDISFSSRLLESSEKILDEAMTSCEDMVSLRYDEDYLNTNCNRRNNNSTTCSSVYDEGKSSTILSSETKDQFRQNALDSISQHNIDAGNKMTKKEIVSGTEVKRENAYLNELYFAQYSSCRDAGTTLIHSNQSYNNYNIDLRNTYTSLNNKYSVDSCLKNGGVCMELSSPSFISNANNTNSNNYRSSEYHGSNFCVKKIDTNIYECKNVQNKERCLYNEFYFTPCGYSCNVVHKNNYFCVHYSPEDLVSYVSIEVSCNIKFDTFMNFMNNQLNFYNGKFMCIINYSYYPDDCRAYCNPLTIGSVHNSINVSSVSNGISRLGKGDQLTYGYTAYNNAEIYQINKKLTKNLIINNNQYYSLIALKQKSVGFLKIQYFVYELKNMNEEKTTNILFPCGIISSSGSKKHVGNNFSITPLSSNVVNDMYKYSYIFCKQNKVMIVDIPSDSNTSNSNSANGLRNVSNDLLILENAENIEKEHKDSSSYDEQKKKGAEIRRGRSSVGARNYSKGTNNTVVEGNEEEGEREREGERRKLNDDKEEGENGSDVKAQKDEAGTCIETKHKEEMRNYYKKNKIEMFTLSKILSENIDTSVVCINVQKILAQYIRFKKNLPSVTPFYSVKSNNDEIVLKFLYGLNCNFDCASVGEIKKLIAIFPNIERNRIIYANTIKSVNSLIYAKNENVNLCTFDNIEELKKILKHHPKCSLLLRINVDFKNYKSYMSSKYGANEYEWGNILQFGKENNLNIIGVSFHVGSNTKNLFDYCQAIKLSRDVWNISKTIGYEFEILNLGGGYPEELEYDSAKTHEKRNYCTLNEEELKKDIMNFLNEKSVVKTKYNFYNFEKIALAINMSIEHYYKDIKNKLRIICEPGRYMVASSSTLAVKVIGKRHPTFKGIMLKDLRDEDILNFSKGPNNGDIEVTNNAGEEEQAKQDDRVKSEKGDASEDTSVGTSIDTSASARSNDEKTEDELLMLSHANIGNNFSSSNSKLGNITNIKKEVVNINNNRYNYYSYYVSDSIYGCFSGIIFDEYNRTPVYVIKNKNYSNNSILSSPLYLANIFGQSCDGLDMINSITYLPECDINDWIIYEYAGAYTFVSSSDFNGFAKCQKIYIFPKNEFPFLK, encoded by the coding sequence ATGAGCTCAGCATTCGAAGGAATCGAAAAGAGAGTTGTCGTTAAATTGAGGAAGGAATTTTTTTCAGACAACAAAATAACATCACTTTTGGATGTACCCAGGAAATTGTGGGAAGATAAGTTAAAACTTATTGGTTGTAGTATTATTTCTGAAATTGAAGAAGATATTAATTTGCCCCGAGATGAAAGATGTAGAGTATACTTACTCTCAGAAAGTtcgttatttatatataatgatacGGTTTTTATCAAAACATGTGGAAAGACTAAagtattgttttttattccCTTTTTAGTTGATTTGTTGATATATAAGATTAAGAATAAATACGTTTTAGATAAGGATTGCTTGTATGATGAAtcgtttattaaaaataaagactTAACAGAAATAAcagattttataaaaaatagttttgAGTATTCATTCTTTACACATATGAATTATCAAAACGTAACAAATGATGGTTATTATGAACAAGAGTATCCGCACAAATCGATTGAAGATGAAAAGaacttttttcaatttttttttaaaaagatcgAATTTTCCAATACCCCATTATCAATGAATAGGGCACACTATATTTTCTTTGCACAAGTTAGTAGTAATAAGAGCGATGGAAGAGGAGGAAGCAGTAGCAGCAATGGAAGTGCCAGTTATTATAGTAGTAATGGCGTTAATGCACACCCCGCAGCTACCAATTACAAGTTTTGCTCGGAAATACATCTGTTCGGTATTGCCAAGTACAGAGAGATGAAGCATTTTCATGAGTTATATTTGAACGAAGACTCactgaatattttttccaagAATATTGATAGTGCAATAAAAACCtatgatgaaaatgaaaaagtggAAATATGTAGTAGTGACTATTCATTGGAATGGACAGAGAATTCGTCCAAAAGTACgacaaatacaaataatgtTTACAAAGACGGAACACAGTTACTCACCATTACAGATGAAGTTATATCACCCTATACTGAGAAGAAAAGTGTATTTTCAAGTGACATCTCGTTTTCATCTAGATTATTAGAATCGAGTGAAAAGATATTGGATGAAGCAATGACAAGTTGTGAGGATATGGTTTCTTTAAGATATGACGAAGATTATTTGAACACCAATTGTAATAGAAGAAACAATAATAGTACAACCTGTAGTAGTGTCTATGATGAAGGAAAAAGTAGTACCATCTTGTCGAGTGAAACGAAAGATCAGTTCAGACAGAATGCACTTGATTCTATCTCTCAACATAATATAGACGCTGGAAATAAAATGACGAAGAAGGAAATCGTATCCGGAACAGAAGTAAAAAGAGAGAATGCGTATTTAAATGAGTTATACTTTGCACAATATTCCAGCTGTAGAGATGCAGGAACGACATTGATACATTCCAACCAAAGTTATAACAATTATAACATTGATCTgagaaatacatatacaagtTTGAACAATAAGTATTCCGTTGATAGTTGTTTGAAGAATGGAGGAGTATGTATGGAATTATCATCTCCATCGTTCATTAGTAATGCAAATAATACGAATAGTAATAATTACAGGAGTTCGGAATATCATGGGTCCAATTTCTGTGTGAAGAAGATAGACAccaatatatatgaatgtaaaaatgtacaaaataaGGAAAGGTGTTTATATAATGAGTTTTACTTTACCCCATGTGGTTATTCTTGTAATGTGGTTCATAAGAATAATTACTTTTGTGTACATTACTCGCCTGAAGATTTGGTATCCTATGTGTCCATTGAAGTATCATGCAACATAAAATTTGACACgtttatgaattttatgaacaatCAGTTGAATTTTTACAATGGCAAGTTTATGTGCATCATTAACTACTCTTATTATCCGGATGATTGTAGGGCATATTGCAACCCGTTAACGATAGGGAGTGTTCATAATAGCATCAATGTTAGCAGTGTTAGCAATGGGATCAGTAGGCTGGGCAAAGGAGATCAACTAACGTATGGATACACTGCATACAATAACGCGGAAATTTatcaaataaacaaaaagttAACGAAAAACTTAATCATAAACAATAATCAGTATTATTCACTAATCGCACTGAAGCAGAAATCCGTTGGCTTTCTCAAAATTCAGTATTTTGTCTACgaacttaaaaatatgaatgaggaaaaaacgacgaacattttatttccttGCGGAATTATTAGTAGTAGTGGCAGTAAAAAACATGTGGGGAATAATTTCAGTATCACTCCATTAAGTTCTAATGTAGTCAATGACATGTACAAGTATAGTTACATATTTTGTAAACAGAACAAAGTAATGATAGTAGACATCCCATCGGATAGTAACACAAGCAATAGCAATAGTGCAAACGGATTAAGAAATGTTTCAAATGATTTACTCATCTTGGAAAATGCggaaaatatagaaaaggaGCATAAGGATAGTAGTTCATATGACGAGCAAAAGAAGAAGGGTGCAGAAATAAGAAGAGGTAGAAGTAGTGTAGGTGCTAGGAATTATTCTAAGGGGACGAACAATACTGTAGTTGAGGGGAATGAAGAAGAGGGAGAAAGAGAAAGGGAAGGCGAAAGAAGAAAACTGAATGACGACAAAGAGGAGGGGGAAAATGGTTCAGATGTGAAAGCGCAGAAGGACGAAGCGGGCACATGCATAGAAACAAAGCACAAAGAAGAAATGaggaattattataaaaagaataaaatcgAAATGTTTACACTAAGTAAGATATTAAGTGAAAATATTGACACATCGGTTGTGTGCATTAATGTACAAAAAATTCTTGCACAATATATAcgttttaagaaaaatttgcCGAGTGTTACACCATTTTATTCTGTGAAGAGCAATAATGACGAAATcgtattaaaatttttatatggaTTAAATTGCAATTTTGATTGTGCTTCAGTAGGAGAGATTAAGAAGTTAATAGCAATATTTCCAAACATAGAAAGGAACAGAATTATCTATGCAAATACTATTAAAAGTGTTAACTCGTTAATATATGCAAAGAATGAGAATGTTAATCTGTGCACATTTGACAATatagaagaattaaaaaaaatattgaaacaTCATCCCAAATGTTCCTTACTTTTACGTATTAATGTAGATTTCAAGAATTATAAATCATATATGTCTTCTAAGTATGGTGCGAATGAATATGAATGGGGGAATATTTTACAATTCGGTAAAgaaaacaatttaaatattattggTGTGTCATTTCATGTAGGTAGTAATACGAAAAATTTGTTTGATTACTGTCAAGCTATTAAATTGTCCAGAGATGTATGGAATATTAGCAAAACTATTGGCTATgaatttgaaatattaaatttaggTGGAGGATATCCAGAGGAGTTAGAATATGATAGTGCAAAAACGcatgaaaaaagaaactaTTGTACTCTGAATgaagaagaattaaaaaaagatattatgAACTTCTTGAATGAAAAATCAGTTGTTAAAacgaaatataatttttacaattttgaaaaaatcgCCTTAGCTATTAATATGTCTATTgaacattattataaagatataaagaataaactCAGAATAATTTGTGAACCTGGTAGGTATATGGTTGCGTCTTCATCCACGCTAGCTGTTAAAGTAATCGGGAAAAGGCATCCAACTTTTAAGGGTATTATGTTAAAAGATCTAAGGGATGAGgatattcttaatttttccaAAGGACCAAACAACGGGGACATTGAAGTAACAAATAATGCTGGGGAAGAGGAGCAGGCAAAACAAGATGATAGGGTAAAGAGTGAAAAGGGAGATGCAAGCGAAGATACATCTGTTGGTACAAGTATAGATACATCTGCAAGTGCCAGAAGTAATGACGAGAAAACTGAGGATGAACTGTTAATGTTATCCCATGCAAATATCGGTAATAATTTTAGTAGTAGTAATTCGAAATTAGgcaatattacaaatattaagaaagaggttgttaatattaataacaatagatataattattattcgtATTATGTAAGTGATAGTATTTATGGTTGTTTTAGTGGTATAATATTTGATGAATATAATAGAACACCcgtatatgtaattaaaaataaaaattattcaaataattcCATATTAAGTTCACCATTGTATTTAGCAAACATATTTGGGCAGTCTTGTGATGGACTAGATATGATTAATTCAATTACATATTTACCTGAATGTGATATTAATGACTGgattatttatgaatatgcAGGAGCCTATACTTTTGTTAGCTCATCTGATTTTAACGGATTTGCCAAATGTCAAAAGATATATATCTTTCCCAAGAACGAATTCCCCTTTTTAAAATGA